A genomic window from Silene latifolia isolate original U9 population chromosome 11, ASM4854445v1, whole genome shotgun sequence includes:
- the LOC141614329 gene encoding mechanosensitive ion channel protein 10-like, protein MNPNPKKQQEDEVKIELGSQTNEISNFTPASTNLPKYPSLESSLTRRRTFKSKTRFGEPSVPLDKQSLNELGNSPELLDSKLSFNKSNSKDVGVSGKSTKEKDKKKDKNGPDEKEIYQRITCQLSARNRKRLTIKYLVQLFVFLLILTCLVSSLMVKKFEGKLFLGVEVWKWFVLVMVTFSGLLITQWFVHLIVFFIEWKFLLKKNVVYFTHGLHENVMVFIWIGVVLGTWLLLLKPEVMKTNKSKNVLMFITMTLVTLLIGSFLWLLKTTLMKILASSFHLNRFFNRIQEAVFHHYVLQTLSGRPLVELARKFSKEESCIGQVSFTENTGGARKEKKVVDWTKIHQMKKEQIPSWTMKLLVDVLTNSGLSTMSDMLNEGVVEGGVELNDHEITSEEVAIATAVRIFNNVIKDKNKNEPYIDRADLLRFMILEEVNLVEPFIEVNEEGHIDIKTFSQWVVQVYKDRKALQHALNDNKTAVDDLNKMLIGILTVLMIIIWLLLTEIAATKMLLFVFSQLVIVAFVFGNTCKTIFEAIIFVFVMHPFDVSDRCFIDGQMLIVEEMNILTTVFLKIDKEKVFYPNSVLATKAIGNYYRSPDQGDTFEFSIDYKTPLPKIAELKERIKMYIEQNQYQWHPTHNLVVKDIENMNKIKMILYFNHTMNFQDFQEKLSRRSDLILKLKSIFDSLEITYHLLPQEVLLSNVPTNT, encoded by the exons ATGAATCCCAACCCGAAaaaacaacaagaagatgaagttAAAATTGAGTTAGGTTCACAAACCAATGAAATTTCCAATTTTACCCCTGCTTCAACCAATCTTCCCAAATACCCATCTCTTGAATCATCATTAACAAGGAGAAGGACATTTAAGTCCAAAACTAGATTTGGCGAACCCTCAGTTCCTCTTGACAAACAATCCTTGAATGAATTGGGAAATTCACCTGAGTTACTAGACAGTAAACTTTCTTTTaacaagagtaattcaaaagatGTTGGTGTTTCAGGAAAGTCAACAAaagaaaaagacaaaaaaaaggaTAAAAATGGTCCAGATGAAAAGGAGATTTACCAAAGAATTACTTGTCAACTAAGTGCTAGAAATAGAAAAAGATTGACTATCAAATATTTAGTTCAATTGTTTGTTTTCTTGTTGATTTTGACTTGTTTGGTTTCAAGtttaatggttaaaaagtttgaGGGTAAATTATTTTTAGGCGTGGAGGTTTGGAAATGGTTTGTGCTTGTGATGGTAACTTTTTCAGGGTTGTTGATAACTCAATGGTTTGTGCATTTGATTGTATTTTTTATTGAGTGGAAATTTTTGTTGAAGAAAAATGTTGTGTATTTCACTCATGGTTTGCATGAAAATGTTATGGTGTTTATTTGGATTGGTGTTGTACTTGGtacttggttgttgttgttgaaaccTGAAGTGATGAAAACGAATAAGTCGAAAAACGTGCTCATGTTCATTACCATGACCTTAGTTACATTGCTTATTGGGTCTTTCTTGTGGTTATTGAAAACTACTTTGATGAAGATATTGGCATCTTCATTCCACTTGAATAGGTTTTTCAATAGGATACAAGAGGCGGTGTTTCATCATTACGTGCTCCAGACGCTTTCAGGGCGTCCTTTGGTCGAGTTGGCTCGAAAATTTAGTAAGGAGGAGAGTTGTATTGGTCAAGTTAGCTTTACTGAGAATACGGGTGGTGCACGAAAGGAGAAGAAAGTAGTTGATTGGACTAAGATTCATCAGATGAAGAAAGAGCAAATACCTTCTTGGACTATGAAGTTGTTGGTCGACGTGTTGACGAATTCTGGGTTGTCAACTATGTCGGATATGCTCAATGAAGGTGTGGTTGAAGGAGGGGTGGAGTTAAATGATCATGAGATTACTAGTGAAGAAGTTGCTATTGCCACTGCTGTTAGAATATTTAACAATGTCATCAAAGATAAAAATAAGAATGAGCC CTACATAGATAGAGCTGACCTTCTTAGGTTCATGATACTGGAAGAGGTGAATCTTGTTGAACCGTTTATTGAGGTCAATGAGGAAGGACATATTGATATAAAAACGTTTTCGCAGTGGGTG GTTCAAGTTTATAAAGATCGGAAGGCACTTCAACATGCTTTAAATGATAACAAAACTGCTGTAGACGATCTGAATAAGATGTTGATTGGAATCCTGACTGTTTTGATGATTATAATTTGGCTGCTTCTAACGGAGATTGCTGCTACGAAGATGCTTCTTTTCGTGTTTTCCCAACTTGTTATTGTAGCTTTCGTTTTTGGAAACACCTGCAAGACCATATTTGAAGCAATCATATTTGTCTTTGTTATGCACCCGTTTGATGTTAGTGATCGCTGTTTCATCGATGGACAGATG TTGATAGTTGAAGAGATGAATATCTTAACAACAGTATTTCTGAAAATCGACAAGGAAAAGGTGTTTTATCCGAATTCAGTTCTAGCTACTAAGGCCATTGGCAACTACTACAGAAGTCCAGATCAAGGAGATACTTTTGAATTCTCAATTGACTACAAAACACCATTGCCAAAGATAGCCGAGCTGAAAGAACGCATAAAGAT GTATATAGAGCAAAATCAATACCAATGGCATCCGACCCACAATTTGGTAGTGAAAGATATAGAGAATATGAATAAGATCAAGATGATTCTCTACTTCAATCATACCATGAACTTCCAAGATTTTCAAGAAAAACTCAGCCGAAGATCAGACCTCATCTTAAAGTTAAAAAGCATTTTCGATTCTCTCGAAATCACGTACCATCTCTTGCCTCAAGAGGTACTTCTCAGTAATGTTCCAACAAATACCTAA
- the LOC141615194 gene encoding mechanosensitive ion channel protein 10-like encodes MDSNDKKNHISKEQVVIPIEMNLQSIKIDPKPTNFSSKSPEIFEFSPSVNKPPKYPTPDSPLTRRKSIKSKTRFGEPSVLDSKTLDDLGRTSPKFIEKTFSFKQNTPKSVGNSGRATKLDKNQKKLRPDEKEIYKKITSQLTARNRRRMTIKFSFQLFVFLVILACLLSSLLVKKFEGKLFLDVLVWKWFVFVMATFSGMLLTKWFVNLIVFLIEWKFLLKKNVVYFTHGLKDNVVVFIWFAVVLGTWLGLIKPDVKTDKATKVIRYISMTLITLQVGSFLWLVKTTMMKILASSFHLNRFFDRIQEAVFQHYVLQTLSGSPVVELARRFTKDESCIGQASLANMGDGKEKKAVDWTKIHQMKQEKIPSWTMKLLVDVVSNSGLSTMSGMLNEGVVEGEVDVDDNQITSEEAAIATAVQIFKNVTGDDNACYIKKSDLHRFMIWAEVKVVWPFFEVNENGEIDLKSFCKWVVNVYKDRQALQHALNDNKTAVDELNKMLIAILIILMIILWLLITEIATTKLLVFLSSQLIVAAFIFGNTCKTTFEAIIFVFVMHPFDVSDRCVIDGQMLIVEEMNILNTVFLRPDKEKVFYPNSVLATKAIGNYYRSPDQGDSLEFGIDYRTPLRKIEQLQEQIKLYIEQHPQHWHPSHALIVKEIENVNKIKMVLFFNHTMNFQDYLEKLKRRSVFVLGLKSIFDTLEITYHLLPQEVLLSNIPTMSS; translated from the exons ATGGATTCTAATGACAAAAAAAACCATATCTCAAAAGAACAAGTTGTAATTCCAATTGAGATGAATTTACAAAGCATTAAAATTGATCCAAAACCCACAAATTTTTCTAGCAAAAGCCCTGAAATTTTCGAGTTTAGCCCGAGCGTAAACAAGCCCCCTAAATACCCAACCCCTGATTCACCATTAACtaggagaaagtcaatcaagtccAAAACTAGATTTGGTGAACCTTCAGTTCTTGACTCAAAAACCTTGGATGACTTGGGGAGGACTTCACCAAAGTTTATAGAAAAAACCTTTTCTTTTAAACAAAACACTCCTAAAAGTGTTGGTAATTCAGGAAGGGCGACAAAATTAGATAAAAATCAAAAGAAGCTTCGTCCCGATGAAAAGGAGATTTATAAAAAAATTACTAGTCAACTAACTGCTAGAAATAGGAGGAGGATGACTATTAAATTCTCATTTCAATTGTTTGTTTTCTTGGTGATATTGGCATGTTTGCTTTCGAGTTTACTTGTTAAAAAGTTTGAGGGTAAGTTATTTTTAGATGTGTTAGTTTGGAAATGGTTTGTGTTTGTGATGGCGACGTTTTCCGGAATGTTGTTAACTAAGTGGTTTGTGAATTTGATTGTGTTTTTGATTGAGTGGAAGTTTTTGTTGAAGAAAAATGTGGTGTATTTCACTCATGGGTTGAAAGATAATGTTGTGGTGTTTATTTGGTTTGCTGTCGTACTTGGAACTTGGTTGGGGTTAATAAAACCTGATGTGAAGACCGATAAGGCGACCAAGGTGATCCGTTACATTAGTATGACCTTAATTACATTACAAGTAGGGTCTTTCTTGTGGTTAGTCAAGACTACCATGATGAAGATATTGGCATCTTCATTCCACTTGAATAGGTTTTTTGATAGGATACAAGAGGCTGTGTTCCAACATTACGTGCTCCAGACGCTCTCAGGGAGTCCTGTCGTTGAGTTGGCTCGGAGATTTACTAAGGACGAGAGTTGTATTGGTCAAGCTAGCTTGGCGAATATGGGTGATGGAAAGGAGAAGAAGGCAGTTGATTGGACTAAGATTCATCAAATGAAGCAGGAGAAAATACCTTCTTGGACTATGAAGTTGTTAGTCGATGTGGTGTCAAATTCGGGGTTGTCTACTATGTCGGGTATGCTAAATGAAGGTGTGGTTGAAGGAGAAGTCGATGTTGATGATAATCAGATAACTAGTGAGGAGGCTGCTATTGCCACTGCTGTTCAGATATTTAAGAATGTCACCGGAGATGATAATGCCTG CTACATAAAGAAATCTGACCTTCATAGGTTCATGATATGGGCAGAGGTGAAGGTCGTTTGGCCGTTTTTCGAAGTCAATGAAAACGGAGAGATTGATTTAAAATCATTCTGTAAATGGGTG GTTAATGTGTACAAAGATCGGCAGGCACTTCAACATGCTTTGAATGACAACAAGACGGCTGTAGACGAGCTCAACAAGATGTTGATTGCAAtcctcattattttgatgattatTCTCTGGCTGCTTATAACAGAGATTGCTACCACAAAGTTGCTTGTTTTCTTATCTTCGCAACTCATTGTTGCAGCTTTCATTTTTGGAAACACTTGCAAGACCACATTTGAGGCAATCATATTTGTATTTGTTATGCATCCATTTGATGTTAGCGATCGTTGTGTCATTGATGGCCAAATG CTGATAGTTGAAGAGATGAATATCTTAAATACAGTATTTCTCAGACCGGACAAGGAAAAGGTGTTTTATCCAAACTCGGTTCTAGCTACTAAAGCCATCGGCAATTACTACAGAAGTCCAGATCAAGGAGATAGTTTAGAATTTGGAATCGACTACAGGACACCATTGCGAAAGATTGAACAGCTGCAGGAACAAATAAAGCT gTATATAGAGCAACATCCTCAACATTGGCACCCAAGCCACGCATTGATCGTGAAAGAGATAGAGAACGTAAACAAGATAAAGATggttctgtttttcaatcatacAATGAACTTTCAAGATTATCTAGAGAAACTCAAACGAAGATCAGTCTTCGTCTTGGGGTTGAAGAGTATATTCGACACTCTCGAAATTACTTACCATCTCTTGCCTCAAGAGGTTCTTCTAAGTAATATTCCGACAATGAGCTCATGA